From the Nodularia sphaerocarpa UHCC 0038 genome, the window GCTTCAAGGGAGCAACGCGATTTTGTGAGATGACCCTACTTGAAGAGCGATCGCTAAAAACTATATTTAAGTATATATAACATATATATACAATTAAAGCAGTAATAACACTGGAGTAAATTCCTGTTTCCATTGGAGGAGATAAATAGGACTCGTTTTTTGGGCAAAAAAAAGGTAGGATTCCCAAATAGTAAAGGTTTTGATATCTGACATCAAAACAGGGAGTGCCTACACTGAATGAAAAATAGTATATATTCTAGCTTCGATTTAAACAAATCTTTAGGACAGTTTCAAGAAAAAGTTACGAAACTTTTAGAATTAACGAATATATCAGAATGGGATGGACGCGTTTTCAAGGAACGAGAGGAAAAAATTAGAGAATCTGCATTAGTTTTAGCAGGAGAATGTACAGCTTTGTTACTGCATAAGCTGTCAAAATCTGAAGATTTTTTGGATAAAGCAATGCAGGAGACACAAGGATGGTGGCATCCTTACACGCAAAAACATGGTTGTAAAAAGCGCCAAATATTAACAATTGGTAACGTAGAAGTAAGTTTAAAATTACCTTATGTAGTTGAACGTTCAACTCAACCAAAGAAAAATCAAAAAATCTTAAATGAAGGATTTTGCCCATTCTTAAGATATTTAGGAATGTCCGAGGGTTTAACCCCTGGTGTTTTCTCGAAGATTGCCCAATATGGTGCAATTGCTGGCTCTTTTGAAGCAGCGCGTACAACACTCATAGATTGGGGCATAAATATCAGCCTAAAACGCATAGAACGGCTAACATATTACTTTGGTAAAATTGGCATAAATTTACGTCAATCGAAAATAAACAGTTTAGAGATTGGCAATTTACCGACAACTAATATTCTTAAAGACCAGCGTGTTGTCATCGCTGTAGACGGCGGTCGTACCCGAATTCGGATTAATAATAAAGGTAGGCGTAAGGTTAAGACTAACCGTGTAGGCTATACAGGAGAATGGGTTGAGCCTAAATTATTAACTATTTATGTGGTGAATGAGCAAGGTGAAAAAATTAAGAATGGCGAGATTCCTATTACTAATGATGGGACTTACTCAGGTTTTGAAGGATTTTTACAAATCTTAGAGATGTACTTGGTTAATTTAGGAATTAGTCAGGCCAAACAGGTTTTATTAATTGCGGATGGTGCAGAATGGATATGGATACATATCCCTCCGTTATTAAAAAAATTACACTGCCCAAATAAAACTTATCAGTTATTAGATTTTTATCACGCGGCATCACATTTACAAGACTTCGCTGATGCTGCATTTAGCACAAAATATGAACGCCAACAATGGTTTAAGAAGGCGCGAAAAACTTTAAAGAAAGGTCAGGCATTAGGTTTAATCAGAAACATGAATGAATTTATTCATGGAGCGACCGGGGAACGTCTAAAAATTTTAGTCCGAGAGAGAAATTATATTTTAAAAGCTTACCGACGGAGACTTTTAAAATATAACGAAGTTGCATCTCAAAAGCTCCCTCTTGGCAGTGGCGCGGTTGAAAGTTTAATTCGTCAAGTTGTTAATTTACGCATGAAAGGTAACAGTAAGTTTTGGCTGAAAAATCATGCCGAAATCATGTTACATCTTCGATGTCAATGGATAGCTAAAACTTGGGATAATTTTTGTGATTCTATATTTAATTCCTTTATTAAACCTATAACTGTTTGAACATTTTATACAGTAATCTCAAATTCACCAGAACAATTGCCATAATCAATACTAAGTATACAATATTGAACGACAATATTTTTTAGCCCAATCACTATACTTCTTTACCAGTAATCTTTTGACATTCATTCAAAGGATTTTTGTGCTGCTTACTTCTTGCTTTTTAGGTAATAAAAATACTAATTGCTTAAATCTGTTTATTAGCGATCGCACCAACCTCACAAAAACGCGTTGCTCCCAGCTTCAATGGAGATGTACGGGCAGCATATAAGATGCATCAATAAACTTGGACATTAGAGGAAAGTGTGGTCCTTGCCAGCCCTGACCAACAAGTTCATTAGGGTGAGCTAAGGTAAGTTCATGTAAAGTTCTACCAGCCAGGGAGCCATTGATCACAGTCCCGGTTTTGTCTTGGTAGTCGCTCACTTCCCAAGTTTCGGCTACTGTTCCCGAAGGTAAGCCACGCTTTCCCAGGCGTTCTGGGATAAGCCGTTCTCCAAAAGTGTATTTTTGGATATTAGTAGTTAACTTCAGTGGATACCAATCCATGAAAACTCTACCCGCACACGTATATATAGTTTCTCAGTTTCTATGCATT encodes:
- a CDS encoding ISLre2 family transposase, whose translation is MKNSIYSSFDLNKSLGQFQEKVTKLLELTNISEWDGRVFKEREEKIRESALVLAGECTALLLHKLSKSEDFLDKAMQETQGWWHPYTQKHGCKKRQILTIGNVEVSLKLPYVVERSTQPKKNQKILNEGFCPFLRYLGMSEGLTPGVFSKIAQYGAIAGSFEAARTTLIDWGINISLKRIERLTYYFGKIGINLRQSKINSLEIGNLPTTNILKDQRVVIAVDGGRTRIRINNKGRRKVKTNRVGYTGEWVEPKLLTIYVVNEQGEKIKNGEIPITNDGTYSGFEGFLQILEMYLVNLGISQAKQVLLIADGAEWIWIHIPPLLKKLHCPNKTYQLLDFYHAASHLQDFADAAFSTKYERQQWFKKARKTLKKGQALGLIRNMNEFIHGATGERLKILVRERNYILKAYRRRLLKYNEVASQKLPLGSGAVESLIRQVVNLRMKGNSKFWLKNHAEIMLHLRCQWIAKTWDNFCDSIFNSFIKPITV